A window from Drosophila yakuba strain Tai18E2 chromosome 3L, Prin_Dyak_Tai18E2_2.1, whole genome shotgun sequence encodes these proteins:
- the LOC6534289 gene encoding period clock protein gives MRLLLSTTFAVMAFCCLSFVECSLSDDTGTTTGKGTGTGTGTGTGTGTGTGTTTTTTTVDPTTTTTTTTDAPEHHRRIHRRRRRILRRIRRRRLEAERRRRRG, from the coding sequence ATGAGGCTACTACTTTCTACGACTTTTGCAGTGATGGCCTTTTGCTGCCTGTCTTTTGTTGAGTGCTCCTTGTCGGACGACACAGGAACCACTACTGGGAAGGgcactggaactggaactggtactgggactgggactggtACCGGCACCGGAACAACCACCACAACGACAACTGTTGATCCGAcaaccaccactaccaccactaCGGATGCGCCCGAGCACCACCGAAGAATACATCGGCGGAGAAGGCGCATCCTCAGGAGAATTCGACGCAGGCGCCTAGAAGCCGAGCGAAGACGCCGAAGGGGCTAG
- the LOC6534288 gene encoding phospholipid-transporting ATPase ABCA1: MADHKPPNWIMTVLLLVWKDFLMLKARRRYIPVLLLVFAIFPLLCMCLRLFATFKTSKQIKEPKPTALGLSKFPSYIYFSPNTKLIKSIVAELKVNNSKGFENKYKLNNALVNFSKKSKSVIGIEFSDNWNEWPDKLSFTLRSPHTLDFKANIMYAADGHYPLYKTGFLAIQQALSQVHIKRKLKEVNNTQKDLNFPLIKDLPSPPFFEDTPLKFLPPLVIQLVFLVLTINLTKTIVEEKELQLKVTLMQMGVGSCLQWVAWYIHTFIIGLIGLLIITLLWKLVPPESEISFLPFTHWSMLLVVLLVLFHCAICFGFLLSSFFSTTYRIILITFLVILATQLPVMIIPSVDNSVGLSIFSSLFYFSGLVSLMNIIVSWENYGEGLQWSNLFEIPWPGEAISAGYILLVMLLVSFLFLLLCLYIEQVRPGPYGVPRPWHFPCTYCCSTDSFVPYRALFNRLFGIYKAAPDEERPDPKFIEPDPVGKIVGVQIRGLSKTFGKVDVVKNVSFEMFEGQITVLMGHNGAGKTTLISMVAGFIPPTSGTAVINGFDIRQERRKAQRCIGLCQQHNALFKHLSSSNHIELFSRLRGLRGAKVKEEVQNYLTKLNLVDKKRSAARYLSGGTQRRLSLACSLCGGVKVLICDEPSTGLDPGARRELWRLILEAKEGCTILLTTHQLDDGEVLGDRMVIINDGQLRCIGSLPFLKKLVDASCLLTCEARKRCDVEQLTALISRHVGNIQPFSIMGRDICYKLPLSKSNSFSSLFRDLERQMNTLGVRGFSMSSVSLEEIFMSFGAEDADTRKTGGADKRDDDNDDQGNGEDEDRDENVRSCGKQWRAMMTKKILALYDSKVFFILLMLIPIVYYLTMLILAKNHQELGRQTMNITEYGNDRATILLSVPEKKSYKEERRLQYIASLIKGEFQLKVISEPVKDFVKNAWKSREGTREIIFMPMAIDTEDRLGLIGWVGPMHYVHAAPMILNLVYNAMARELIGPKINIEVTSAPFIEKSKLKGYTPEMLEVPLYVTFFVGCALVIFSNAVIQEKLSHMKMQQEVSGLGMITYWLSHLTFDFVVYFILVLALLLPLYRYGPWYLMLIVLLVTGLAGLIFTYFLIVALSASFLIVSLIIFSSLIIRSFVLLFGVFAPKYEILYVLIYVCNLHPIVACSQSIIKVLGYNNQCGSYISETNEASDQVNCINPVVFVDPRCVCKNPLIWPEMLIMLLEAIIIFMLIMFLEYGSCIWYRCIGCCRTRSQSSIEDPKVSREAEKIRAMDADQIRSRALVVNEVSKKYCCGPIAVNNISFALKPKHCLGLLGPNGAGKTSTFKMIVGEHVIDKGNIYIAGYSMKMNRNKAMKEIGYCPQFDSFFEFLTGRQLLKVFLLLKGCSSKHLNERCEQLSDQFGFRKHLDKRITYYSGGTKRKINAAVACGATSLICLDEPSAGVDPASRRHVWNIINEVAQQGKAVLLTSHNMDEINALCSKSVVLVDGSIYAMGSNQHVKNKICKGMVLKLVVNEEPDKMVAMFTRIEEDINKSYPKVELKEKYEFSGRLTYLIPEGTSWSQIFEFVEGNRRSWKLTDYSLSQPSLEDVFEKIAEERIKKK, from the exons ATGGCTGACCACAAACCTCCGAACTGGATTATGACGGTGTTGTTGCTTGTGTGGAAAGACTTCTTAATGCTCAAAGCCCGCAGACGCTACATTCCCGTTCTTTTATTAGTGTTTGCCATCTTCCCTTTACTTTGTATGTGTCTTCGGCTTTTTGCGACATTCAAAACCAGTAAACAAATAAAGGAACCGAAACCAACTGCGCTGGGTCTTTCTAAATTTCC ctcatatatttatttctcaCCCAATACTAAATTGATCAAGTCAATTGTGGCAGAGcttaaagtaaataattcCAAAGGCTTTGAAAACAAGTACAAACTTAATAATGCGTTGGTTAATTTTTCGAAGAAATCCAAATCTGTGATTGGTATCGAATTTTCTGATAACTGGAATGAATGGCCTGATAAACTGTCTTTCACTCTTCGTTCTCCCCATACACTTGATTTTAAGGCCAATATTATGTACGCAGCAGATGGACACTATCCATTGTATAAAACCGGATTTTTAGCCATACAGCAGGCATTGAGCCAAGTTCATATCAAGCGTAAGCTTAAGGAAGTCAATAATACCCAGAAGGATCTCAACTTTCCACTAATCAAGGACCTTCCTTCCCCGCCCTTTTTTGAGGATACGCCATTAAAATTTTTGCCCCCTTTAGTTATTCAACTTGTTTTCCTCGTCTTGACTATAAATTTGACAAAG ACCATCGTCGAGGAAAAGGAGCTCCAGCTTAAGGTGACACTGATGCAAATGGGTGTGGGCTCTTGTTTGCAGTGGGTGGCGTGGTACATCCACACCTTCATAATTGGCCTTATCGGATTATTGATAATAACATTGCTCTGGAAACTCGTCCCACCAGAATCTGAGATATCCTTTCTGCCCTTCACCCACTGGTCAATGCTACTGGTCGTTCTGCTAGTCTTATTTCACTGCGCCATCTGCTTTGGCTTCCTATTGAGCAGTTTTTTCTCTACAACATATCGAATTATTCTGATCACGTTCTTGGTTATTTTGGCAACCCAATTACCCGTTATGATCATCCCATCCGTCGATAATTCGGTGGGACTTAGTATTTTCAGCagccttttttatttttctggaTTGGTTTCGCTAATGAACATTATTGTTAGTTGGGAGAACTATGGTGAAGGTCTGCAGTGGAGTAATCTCTTCGAGATTCCATGGCCGGGAGAAGCGATCAGCGCTGGCTATATCCTGCTGGTCATGCTATTGGTCAGCTTTCTTTTCTTGCTTCTTTGTCTATATATCGAGCAAGTCCGGCCTGGGCCTTACGGGGTTCCTCGTCCCTGGCATTTCCCGTGCACCTACTGCTGCTCCACAGACAGTTTCGTGCCCTATAGGGCGCTCTTTAATAGATTGTTCGGCATATACAAGGCGGCTCCAGATGAGGAACGTCCCGATCCCAAATTTATTGAGCCAGACCCCGTGGGCAAGATCGTCGGCGTTCAGATCAGAGGTCTCAGCAAGACCTTCGGCAAGGTGGATGTCGTGAAGAATGTTAGCTTCGAAATGTTCGAGGGACAGATCACGGTGCTAATGGGACACAATGGAGCAGGCAAGACCACACTGATCAGTATGGTGGCCGGATTCATTCCGCCAACTTCGGGGACGGCTGTCATAAATGGCTTTGACATTCGTCAGGAACGGAGGAAGGCGCAGCGCTGCATTGGTCTGTGCCAGCAGCACAATGCCCTCTTTAAGCACCTCAGCTCTTCCAATCACATTGAGTTATTCAGCCGGCTTCGAGGACTCCGGGGCGCAAAAGTCAAGGAGGAGGTGCAAAATTACCTGACGAAGCTTAATCTGGTGGACAAGAAGAGATCGGCAGCTCGGTATCTGTCCGGTGGAACCCAACGGCGTCTAAGTCTCGCCTGTTCTCTTTGCGGTGGAGTCAAG GTTCTCATCTGCGACGAGCCCAGTACCGGATTGGATCCAGGCGCCCGGCGGGAGCTGTGGAGACTAATACTGGAGGCGAAGGAAGGATGTACCATACTCCTGACCACTCACCAGTTGGACGACGGAGAGGTCCTGGGTGATCGGATGGTCATCATCAACGATGGGCAGTTACGATGCATTGGATCGCTGCCATTTCTCAAGAAACTGGTAGATGCCAGCTGCTTGCTTACCTGCGAAGCCAGGAAGCGATGTGACGTGGAGCAGCTGACTGCCCTGATTTCTCGCCATGTGGGTAATATCCAACCGTTCAGTATCATGGGCCGAGATATTTGCTACAAGCTGCCTTTAAGCAAGTCAAATTCCTTTTCCTCGCTCTTCCGCGACTTGGAGCGCCAAATGAATACTTTGGGTGTTCGGGGTTTCAGCATGAGCTCAGTGAGCCTGGAGGAGATTTTCATGAGCTTTGGGGCGGAGGACGCCGATACTCGCAAAACGGGAGGTGCTGACAAAAGAGATGACGATAATGATGATCAAGGTAATGGGGAAGATGAGGATCGGGATGAAAATGTTCGCAGCTGTGGAAAGCAATGGAGAGCAATGATGACCAAGAAGATTCTGGCACTGTATGACAGCAAG GTTTTCTTTATATTATTGATGTTGATTCCCATTGTTTACTATCTAACTATGCTGATATTGGCCAAGAACCATCAGGAGTTGGGCAGGCAGACCATGAACATCACCGAATACGGGAATGATAGGGCCACAATTTTGTTGTCAGTACCGGAAAAAAAGTCATATAAGGAAGAACGTCGTTTACAGTATATAGCGTCGTTGATCAAGGGAGAGTTCCAACTTAAGGTAATATCCGAACCAGTTAAGGACTTCGTAAAGAATGCCTGGAAGTCGAGAGAGGGCACACGCGAGATCATCTTCATGCCAATGGCTATCGACACTGAGGATCGGCTGGGTCTTATAGGCTGGGTCGGACCCATGCACTACGTTCATGCGGCGCCCATGATCCTTAATCTTGTCTACAATGCCATGGCGCGCGAGCTCATtggcccaaaaataaacatagaGGTTACTAGCGCTCCATTTATAGAGAAAAGTAAATTGAAGGGTTACACTCCTGAAATGCTAGAAGTTCCACTCTATGTCACTTTTTTTGTGGGGTGTGCCTTGGTTATTTTCTCGAATGCTGTAATCCAAGAGAAATTATCGCACATGAAGATGCAGCAGGAGGTTTCTGGTTTGGGGATGATCACTTACTGGCTGAGTCACCTAACCTTCGACTTTGTGgtctattttattttggtgCTGGCCCTGCTGCTTCCCCTGTACAGATATGGGCCCTGGTACCTTATGCTGATCGTGCTTTTGGTCACCGGACTTGCGGGTCTGATATTTACCTATTTCTTGATAGTTGCGCTTTCGGCCTCATTTCTAATCGTAtctttaataatatttagCA GTCTTATAATAAGGtcatttgttttgcttttcggaGTGTTCGCGCCAAAATATGAAATCTTATATGTATTAATATATGTTTGCAACTTGCATCCCATCGTAGCCTGCTCTCAGAGCATTATAAAAGTTCTCGGCTACAATAACCAGTGCGGGTCCTACATTTCGGAAACAAATGAAGCTTCTGACCAAGTGAATTGCATAAACCCAGTTGTATTCGTAGATCCACGATGTGTGTGCAAAA ATCCCTTGATCTGGCCTGAGATGCTGATTATGCTTTTGGAGGCCATCATAATATTTATGTTGATAATGTTTTTAGAGTACGGCAGCTGTATTTGGTACAGATGTATAGGGTGCTGCAGAACCAGGTCACAGAGCTCAATTGAGGATCCCAAAGTGTCTAGAGAGGCCGAGAAAATAAGAGCTATGGATGCTGATCAAATACGATCGCGGGCATTGGTCGTTAATGAGGTTTCAAAGAAGTATTGCTGCGGTCCCATAGCAGTCAATAACATTTCCTTTGCTCTGAAACC AAAACATTGCCTAGGACTTCTTGGGCCCAACGGCGCTGGAAAAACCAGCACGTTCAAAATGATAGTTGGCGAGCACGTGATCGATAAAGGAAACATATATATCGCAGGCTATAGCATGAAAATGAATCGGAATAAGGCGATGAAGGAAATCGGCTACTGCCCCCAATTTGACTCATTTTTCGAGTTTCTCACCGGGCGCCAACTTCTAAAAGTGTTCCTTCTGTTAAAGGGCTGTTCAAGCAAACACTTGAATGAAAGATGTGAACAACTGAGCGATCAGTTCGGGTTCAGGAAGCACTTGGATAAAAGG ATTACTTACTACAGTGGAGGCACGAAACGCAAAATCAACGCTGCAGTTGCCTGTGGGGCAACCTCACTTATTTGTTTGGACGAGCCCAGTGCTGGCGTGGATCCCGCATCGCGACGACACGTTTGGAATATTATCAACGAGGTGGCTCAGCAGGGCAAAGCCGTCTTGCTTACCTCCCATAACATGGACGAGATAAACGCCCTTTGCTCGAAAAGCGTTGTCCTGGTGGACGGCAGCATATACGCCATGGGATCGAATCAGCAcgtcaaaaacaaaatatgcaagGGAATGGTGCTCAAGTTGGTTGTAAATGAAGAGCCCGATAA AATGGTGGCGATGTTCACTAGAATTGAGGAGGACATCAACAAGTCCTATCCCAAGGTAGAACTAAA AGAAAAGTACGAGTTTAGTGGCAGGCTAACATATTTAATTCCCGAAGGCACTAGTTGGTCGCAGATTTTTGAATTCGTCGAAGGCAATCGCAGGTCCTGGAAGCTGACCGACTATTCCCTATCACAGCCATCTTTGGAAGACGTATTTGAAAAGATTGCTGAGGAGAGAATAAAAAAGAAGTAG